One stretch of Planifilum fulgidum DNA includes these proteins:
- a CDS encoding ABC transporter ATP-binding protein has protein sequence MEAPKTLLTVRNLKKYFPIRSGVFMRTTGYVRAVDDVSFSVREGETLGLVGESGCGKSTTGRMVLRLIEPTEGEVEFDGVSLTKLSSEEMRKLRRDMQMVFQDPFASLNPRMTVGDILEEPLIVHGIGTPKERKEQVRELLRLVGLDAEHAERYPHQFSGGQRQRIGIARAVALRPRLIVADEPVSALDVSIQSQVLNLLEDLQEQFGLTYLFIAHDLSVVRHISDRVGVMYLGRLVELADRDELYEHPLHPYTQALLSAVPVPDPDAKRERIILQGDVPSPADPPRGCAFHPRCPHVMDICREARPEFRDRGSGHFVACHLVDK, from the coding sequence GTGGAGGCTCCCAAGACCCTGCTCACCGTCCGTAATCTGAAAAAATATTTTCCGATCCGAAGCGGCGTGTTCATGCGGACCACCGGATACGTCCGGGCGGTGGACGATGTTTCCTTCTCCGTCCGGGAGGGGGAGACCCTCGGCCTGGTGGGGGAAAGCGGTTGCGGGAAATCGACGACCGGCCGGATGGTGCTCCGCCTGATCGAGCCGACGGAGGGCGAGGTGGAGTTTGACGGCGTCTCCCTGACGAAGCTGTCTTCCGAGGAGATGCGGAAGCTCCGGCGGGACATGCAGATGGTGTTCCAGGATCCCTTCGCCTCCCTCAACCCGCGGATGACCGTGGGCGACATTTTGGAGGAACCGCTGATCGTCCACGGCATCGGGACGCCCAAGGAGAGGAAGGAGCAGGTGCGCGAACTGCTCCGCCTGGTCGGTCTGGACGCGGAGCACGCAGAGCGGTACCCGCACCAGTTCAGCGGCGGCCAGCGGCAGCGGATCGGCATCGCCCGGGCGGTGGCCCTGAGGCCCCGGCTGATCGTGGCCGACGAGCCCGTTTCCGCCCTGGACGTTTCCATCCAGTCCCAGGTGCTCAACCTGCTGGAGGATCTGCAGGAGCAATTCGGACTCACCTATCTGTTCATCGCCCACGATCTGAGCGTCGTCCGCCACATCAGCGACCGGGTCGGGGTGATGTACCTGGGGCGGTTGGTGGAGCTGGCCGACCGGGATGAGCTGTATGAGCATCCCCTTCACCCCTACACCCAGGCCCTCCTCTCCGCCGTGCCCGTACCGGATCCGGATGCGAAGCGGGAGCGGATCATCCTCCAGGGGGATGTGCCGAGTCCGGCCGACCCGCCCAGGGGATGCGCCTTCCATCCCCGCTGTCCCCACGTGATGGACATCTGCCGGGAGGCGCGTCCGGAGTTCCGCGACCGGGGAAGCGGCCATTTTGTGGCCTGCCATCTGGTCGACAAGTGA
- a CDS encoding ABC transporter substrate-binding protein produces MKFRKSWLLALSLLLALSAVLAGCGSSGDSGGSQGEKTLIYGRGADSKSLDPIQVTDGESLKVTKNIFDTLVDYADDNTEVVPGLAERWESSKDGKTWTFYLRKGVKFHDGTDFNAEAVVYNFERWMDKNHPEHKGGEFPYYGYMFGGYKGDKGHVIKSVTAVDEYTVKFELNYPQAPFLNNLAMPPFGIASPTAVKKDPEGFGQKPVGTGPFKLESWKKNDTITLVKNEDYWQEGLPKLDKLIYRSIPDNAARFSALQAGDVDIMDGLNPSDVKLVKQNQNLQLFERPGMNVAYLAFNTEKKPFDNPKVRQALNHAVNKEGIIKSFYADLAKPAKNPMPDVLWGYNDKIKDYEFDLDKAKKLLKEAGYPDGFKVDFWAPTDPRPYMPDGKKIAEFIQADLAKIGVKAEIVSYDWQTYLERTGKGEHSMALLGWIGDNGDPDNFLYVLLDKDNAKGPDAGNIAFYKNDKLHDILIKAQQVSDQAERTKLYEQAQEIIKKDAPWVPLVHVTEPMVAWSHVKGYVPHPTGSDKMLKVDIEK; encoded by the coding sequence ATGAAATTCCGGAAATCATGGCTTCTCGCCTTGTCGCTTCTGCTCGCCCTTTCCGCCGTGCTGGCGGGCTGCGGCTCGTCGGGGGACAGCGGCGGATCCCAGGGGGAAAAGACCCTGATTTACGGCCGCGGCGCCGATTCCAAGTCGCTGGATCCCATCCAGGTGACCGACGGGGAATCCCTGAAGGTGACCAAAAACATCTTCGACACGCTGGTGGATTATGCCGATGACAACACCGAGGTGGTTCCCGGCCTGGCGGAGCGGTGGGAGTCCTCCAAGGACGGGAAAACCTGGACCTTCTACCTGCGCAAGGGCGTGAAGTTCCACGACGGAACGGATTTCAACGCCGAAGCGGTCGTCTACAACTTCGAACGGTGGATGGATAAAAACCATCCCGAGCACAAGGGCGGCGAATTCCCCTATTACGGATACATGTTCGGCGGTTACAAGGGGGACAAGGGCCATGTGATCAAGAGCGTCACCGCCGTGGACGAGTACACGGTGAAATTTGAGCTCAACTATCCGCAGGCGCCGTTTTTGAACAACTTGGCCATGCCGCCCTTCGGGATCGCTTCGCCGACGGCGGTCAAAAAGGATCCGGAAGGGTTCGGCCAGAAGCCGGTGGGCACCGGTCCCTTCAAACTGGAAAGCTGGAAGAAGAACGACACCATCACCCTGGTCAAAAACGAGGACTACTGGCAGGAAGGACTGCCCAAGCTGGATAAGCTGATCTACCGCTCGATCCCGGACAATGCGGCCCGTTTCAGCGCCCTCCAGGCGGGGGACGTCGACATCATGGACGGGCTGAATCCCAGCGATGTGAAGCTGGTGAAGCAGAACCAGAACCTTCAGCTGTTTGAGCGTCCGGGGATGAACGTGGCTTATCTGGCCTTCAACACCGAGAAGAAGCCCTTCGACAATCCCAAGGTGCGGCAGGCCCTGAACCACGCGGTCAACAAAGAAGGGATCATCAAGAGCTTTTACGCCGACTTGGCCAAGCCCGCCAAAAACCCGATGCCCGATGTGCTTTGGGGATACAACGACAAAATCAAGGATTACGAGTTTGACCTGGACAAAGCCAAAAAACTTCTGAAGGAAGCGGGTTACCCCGACGGCTTCAAGGTCGATTTCTGGGCGCCGACGGATCCCCGTCCCTACATGCCCGACGGCAAGAAAATCGCCGAGTTCATCCAGGCGGATCTCGCCAAGATCGGGGTGAAGGCGGAGATCGTCTCCTACGACTGGCAAACCTATCTGGAACGCACCGGCAAGGGTGAACACTCCATGGCCCTGCTGGGTTGGATCGGGGACAACGGCGACCCGGACAACTTCCTGTACGTGCTTTTGGACAAGGACAATGCCAAGGGCCCGGATGCCGGAAACATCGCCTTCTACAAGAACGACAAATTGCACGACATCTTGATCAAGGCCCAGCAGGTTTCCGATCAGGCGGAACGGACGAAGCTCTACGAACAGGCACAGGAAATCATCAAAAAGGACGCACCCTGGGTTCCGTTGGTTCACGTGACCGAACCGATGGTTGCCTGGTCTCACGTCAAGGGATACGTCCCTCATCCCACGGGATCGGACAAGATGCTCAAGGTGGATATCGAGAAGTGA
- a CDS encoding ABC transporter permease — MLAYTLRRLLMLIPVLIGMSIITFSIVHAIPGDPARAILGDKASPEQVAQIRESLGLDRPWYIQYFYYLGDLLRGDLGTSFITRAPIAEEIVPFLAATMELTAVSMLIAVFFGVNLGIISAWRQNSWFDYTAMLIALIGISMPVFWLGLMEQWVFAQQLGWLPSTGRLDPRLSLEPITQFYVLDALLQGNWQALGDVISHLVLPAAALATIPMAIIARITRSSMLEVMRSDYIRTARAKGASEFWVVYKHALKNALIPVITVIGLQSGMLLGGAVLTETIFGWPGVGRYLYDAINSRDYPVIQSGILVVATIFVLINLIVDLLYAYLNPRIQYGKE, encoded by the coding sequence TTGCTCGCATATACCCTTCGCCGGCTGTTGATGCTGATTCCCGTCCTCATCGGCATGTCCATCATCACGTTTTCCATCGTTCACGCGATTCCCGGGGATCCGGCGCGGGCGATTCTCGGGGACAAGGCGTCGCCGGAGCAAGTGGCGCAGATCCGGGAAAGCCTCGGTCTGGACCGCCCCTGGTACATTCAGTACTTTTACTATCTCGGGGATCTGCTCCGGGGGGATTTGGGAACCTCCTTCATCACCCGGGCCCCCATCGCCGAGGAAATCGTCCCCTTTTTGGCCGCCACGATGGAGCTGACCGCGGTCAGCATGCTGATCGCCGTCTTTTTCGGCGTCAACCTGGGGATTATCTCGGCTTGGCGACAGAACTCCTGGTTTGATTACACGGCCATGCTGATCGCCCTGATCGGCATTTCCATGCCCGTCTTCTGGCTGGGCCTGATGGAACAGTGGGTCTTCGCCCAACAGCTGGGGTGGCTGCCCTCCACCGGCCGGTTGGATCCGCGCTTGTCGCTGGAGCCCATCACCCAGTTTTACGTGCTGGATGCGCTGCTTCAGGGAAACTGGCAAGCCCTCGGGGACGTGATCAGCCATCTGGTCCTGCCCGCGGCGGCCCTGGCCACCATCCCGATGGCCATCATCGCCCGGATCACCCGTTCCAGCATGCTGGAGGTGATGCGGTCGGATTACATCCGGACCGCCCGGGCCAAGGGGGCGAGCGAATTTTGGGTGGTTTACAAGCATGCCCTGAAGAACGCGCTGATTCCGGTGATTACGGTCATCGGTTTGCAGTCGGGGATGCTGTTGGGCGGAGCGGTGCTGACGGAGACCATCTTCGGGTGGCCGGGGGTGGGCCGTTACCTGTATGACGCCATCAACTCCCGGGATTACCCCGTCATCCAGTCGGGGATTCTGGTGGTCGCCACCATCTTCGTCCTGATCAACCTGATCGTCGATCTCCTGTACGCCTATCTGAATCCGCGGATCCAGTACGGAAAGGAGTGA
- a CDS encoding ABC transporter permease, translated as MNQPMPQPSEPLMKQDAVLEESRLRDVLRSLLRHRSAVIGGAIVLFFLLVALLADFIAPYDYAERSEDLLQPPSAEHWFGTDEMGRDIFSRVLYGSRISLRVGFFAIAGSIVIGSFLGLIAGFYGGWRDVVISRLFDILLAFPSILLAIAIVAMLGPGLNNALLAIAIINIPTFGRLMRSQVLSVKQEDFVLAARAMGMTNRRILFRHILPNSWTPIMVQGTLGFATAVIEAAALGFLGLGAQPPQPEWGTMLADARGFIQLAPWTMVFPGLAIMLTVLGFNLLGDGLRDVLDPRMKR; from the coding sequence ATGAACCAACCGATGCCCCAGCCTTCCGAGCCCCTGATGAAGCAGGATGCAGTCCTGGAGGAATCGAGGCTCCGGGATGTGCTCCGATCCCTTCTCCGTCACCGGTCCGCGGTGATCGGCGGTGCGATCGTCCTCTTTTTTCTGCTGGTCGCCCTGCTCGCCGATTTTATCGCCCCATACGACTACGCGGAGCGGAGCGAGGATCTGCTCCAGCCCCCCTCCGCCGAGCACTGGTTCGGCACCGATGAGATGGGGCGCGACATTTTCAGCCGCGTCTTGTACGGCTCCCGGATCTCCCTCCGGGTCGGCTTTTTCGCCATCGCCGGGTCGATCGTCATCGGCTCCTTCCTCGGCCTGATCGCCGGGTTCTACGGAGGGTGGAGGGATGTGGTCATCTCCCGTCTCTTCGACATCCTGCTGGCCTTTCCCAGCATTCTCTTGGCCATCGCCATCGTCGCCATGCTGGGTCCGGGGCTCAACAACGCCCTGCTCGCCATCGCCATTATCAACATTCCCACCTTCGGGAGGCTGATGCGGTCCCAGGTCCTCAGCGTGAAGCAGGAGGATTTCGTCCTGGCGGCCCGGGCGATGGGGATGACCAACCGGCGCATCCTCTTCCGCCACATTCTGCCCAACTCCTGGACGCCGATCATGGTCCAGGGAACCCTCGGTTTCGCCACGGCGGTGATCGAAGCGGCGGCCCTCGGTTTCCTGGGGCTGGGTGCCCAGCCGCCCCAGCCGGAATGGGGAACGATGCTGGCCGACGCCCGGGGATTCATCCAACTGGCTCCCTGGACGATGGTTTTTCCCGGGCTGGCCATCATGCTGACCGTCCTCGGCTTCAACCTGCTGGGTGACGGGCTGCGCGACGTGCTGGACCCGAGGATGAAACGCTGA
- a CDS encoding DUF4328 domain-containing protein, with protein MDLYKNTRRLAQAVNILLVIHVLLLFAGLYVHLWAYRQYSAMPELYWHLPHSARDFERFVILAQLGSFFITAIFFLLWTYRSYRHLSALSDRNLRFSPGWAVSWYFVPIMNLFRPYQVMKEMWKEIDPDADPSRPEEGKGRTGSPLLKGWWGLWLLNHLLAGVSAFVPMDPGESARFMFLSSIAGILLCLAAFLLVRAIDRRLAKKRALLERQIREKARAFP; from the coding sequence GTGGACCTCTACAAAAACACCCGGAGGCTGGCCCAAGCCGTCAACATTTTGCTCGTCATCCATGTCCTCCTGTTGTTTGCGGGCCTTTACGTCCATCTGTGGGCCTATCGCCAGTACTCCGCGATGCCCGAACTCTACTGGCATCTCCCCCATTCCGCCCGGGATTTTGAAAGGTTTGTGATTCTGGCCCAGTTGGGTTCCTTTTTCATTACCGCCATCTTCTTTCTCCTGTGGACTTATCGGTCTTACCGTCATTTGAGCGCCCTTTCCGACCGGAACCTCCGCTTCTCTCCCGGCTGGGCTGTCAGCTGGTATTTCGTACCGATCATGAATTTGTTTCGACCTTACCAAGTGATGAAGGAAATGTGGAAGGAAATCGACCCCGACGCAGATCCTTCCCGGCCCGAGGAAGGAAAGGGCCGGACGGGTTCCCCTTTGCTCAAAGGTTGGTGGGGCTTGTGGCTCCTCAACCATTTACTCGCCGGGGTATCGGCTTTCGTTCCCATGGATCCGGGGGAATCGGCTCGTTTCATGTTTCTGAGCAGCATCGCCGGCATCCTTCTCTGCCTTGCCGCCTTTCTTCTGGTGCGGGCGATCGATCGGCGGCTGGCGAAAAAACGAGCATTGCTGGAAAGGCAAATCAGAGAAAAAGCCCGGGCTTTCCCTTGA